ttccttttgtttattatagttaatgatttaaAATGAGTATATACagaattttcatacattttatagGCATATTCTAAGCTCTTAGCTTCTCAGTTGAACTCAATTTTTTATGTCAAAATCTTTGACTAGGCTAGGCTTGTTGCaagaataaaaaatcaaacattaCTTAGGGGTATATGCAGAAACCCTAATCTATGCATTAAAAAATGGGGTCGAGCATAACATTAAGTCAAATATGACACGAGTATATACATTACCTTTGGGCCCCTTGTCCCAATGTGTCGGATAATGGCAAGTTGGATAATTGAGGGATTACTATATactgtactgttttttttatgtgtatgtttgtCCAATTAATTTTTTGCCTCAATTTCAATgctaggaaattttatttttgtattttaatatggATAGCCATAAATTGGGAATATTTTATGTTGCCTTAGACTTTTGATTATTCAGAATGCATTAATAGATCTTTGTATGTGATATTACATTTTAGTGGAGTGATTTTATGTATTTACAGGAGTTTGACAAGTCAAATGAACATTTGAATGTTCAAAGCACAGAACCCCCTTCTCAGGATGGATGTGAATCACAACTACGTCGAGAATTACTAAGACCAGTTCATACAAAATCAAGTCCAATCCGTTTACCATGGCATAGAGTTCAACCCAATGTTCCCCTAACTATACCATTGAAATCTCAGCAACCTCCTATTTTAAGACATCAGCAACCTTCTACAATAAGACTTTCCCAGCATCTGTCCTCATTAGGACCTCCCCAGCAACCGTCTTCCATAAGACCTCTCCAGCAACCTCCTCCATTAAGGCCTCCCCAGCATCCTTCCCCTTTAAGGCTACTTCAACCTCTGAGGGAACCTCCACCTCTAATGAAAATCTCTTCAAAGATGCCTGTGCAGGTAGGATACAGTGTGTTTTGTCAAAAATGGGTAGGTTGCTTATAGTCGTTATTTCAGTTGGTACGGAAGTACCACTTGAAAATCTTAATAGATTGATGGATTTAAATTTATATAGAGCTCATATGAAACAGTTTACATACTGATAGAGTTTTAGGCACTTTTTAGCTTCCCTATTTTACAAAGTGGAGGTTGGCGACATTTTTTGTCAAGGTTACTGGCCATTTTTAAAAAGTTAGGTTCTCTGGAGCATTAAGAGACTTCACAACACTATTTTACTTTACATCTGTTCCTCTTAGTTATTGAACTTTAACTTTGCTGTGCTCTTATTTAAAGAAAGGTCCCTTAGGTGAGCTCTGTGAGAGGCTAGGAAAGGTACTTGATGGGCTTGTTAAACCTCTGTATAATCAGGCCAAACTTGTATGTTTTCTCTGATTTTGTTAAAATTGAAATCTCAAGGATTGAGTTGGTTTGGATATATGATAAGAGGGGCTGAGAAGTGGCTTGTTAGAAAAAAGTAGGTGTGGgactatttaaataaaaacatgtagCCAATCCGAAGAAAGAAATCATGGACAAGG
This portion of the Macrobrachium nipponense isolate FS-2020 chromosome 10, ASM1510439v2, whole genome shotgun sequence genome encodes:
- the LOC135224151 gene encoding uncharacterized protein LOC135224151 encodes the protein MPNPVETDCEMTNGIKEEVPDTVELRNHLVTDMDTCFKDDEEDTKELFIAEDFGSWNSQHRDDCLQEFDKSNEHLNVQSTEPPSQDGCESQLRRELLRPVHTKSSPIRLPWHRVQPNVPLTIPLKSQQPPILRHQQPSTIRLSQHLSSLGPPQQPSSIRPLQQPPPLRPPQHPSPLRLLQPLREPPPLMKISSKMPVQVGYSVFCQKWVGCL